From Candidatus Latescibacter sp., one genomic window encodes:
- a CDS encoding AGE family epimerase/isomerase gives MKRRRFITSAAGAGAAVSLSGTASAAAQAAKVTDSSGKLAGYTLDELHRLYHYDLFDDFLPFHDKYVIDHQYGGYMVTVDRDGTRISDEKAARYLGRGIWTYSFLYNRLDKNPKHMEELKRTVAFTLKNKPEGAALWPEVYSREGKPIKGPTNRVYEDLFIANGLAEFAKAAGDDTYWNIAKDLLVKSMKIYDSPDYPPAGTDFFTGVEGISVPGPRIQGHWMCLLDQATTMLEYKSDSFVQEIADRALDAIMNRHFNPEYRLNDEVINHDLSRVDNKLAHYIDFGHNTETAWMVMYEAARRRDRRLFDTAAERLRRFFEVAWDEVYGGLFHTLKNVDDNVWETFKAQYLQGEMLVGLLFVIEHTGAQWAKEYFSRLYTYVRAKFPLKQYGFPLWIDYADRKVTFERHASRAENFHHPRHLMRNLLVIERMIRRDGKISESFS, from the coding sequence ATGAAACGAAGGCGCTTCATAACCTCTGCAGCCGGAGCGGGCGCGGCGGTTTCACTTTCCGGAACAGCCTCCGCCGCTGCTCAGGCTGCAAAAGTAACCGACTCTTCCGGCAAGCTCGCCGGATACACCCTCGATGAACTTCACAGGCTCTACCACTATGACCTTTTCGATGATTTCCTCCCGTTCCACGACAAGTATGTAATAGACCACCAGTACGGCGGCTATATGGTTACCGTAGACCGTGACGGAACCAGGATCAGCGATGAAAAAGCCGCCCGATACTTAGGTCGGGGAATCTGGACTTATTCGTTCCTCTACAACCGCCTGGACAAGAATCCGAAGCACATGGAGGAATTGAAGCGCACGGTGGCGTTCACACTCAAGAACAAACCGGAAGGCGCCGCTCTCTGGCCGGAGGTATACTCCCGCGAGGGAAAACCGATCAAAGGGCCGACCAACCGGGTGTATGAAGACCTGTTCATCGCCAACGGTCTGGCCGAGTTTGCCAAGGCTGCCGGAGATGATACTTATTGGAACATTGCCAAAGACCTCCTGGTCAAGAGCATGAAAATCTACGACAGCCCGGATTACCCGCCCGCCGGAACCGATTTCTTCACCGGCGTCGAGGGGATCAGCGTACCCGGCCCCCGCATCCAGGGGCACTGGATGTGCCTCCTGGACCAGGCTACCACCATGCTCGAATACAAATCCGATTCCTTCGTGCAGGAGATCGCCGACCGCGCCCTTGACGCCATCATGAACCGTCATTTTAACCCGGAATACCGCCTAAACGACGAGGTGATAAACCACGATCTCTCGCGGGTGGACAACAAGCTGGCGCACTATATCGATTTCGGCCATAACACCGAAACCGCCTGGATGGTGATGTATGAGGCCGCCCGGCGCAGGGACAGGCGGCTTTTCGACACTGCGGCCGAGCGCCTGCGCCGGTTCTTCGAGGTGGCCTGGGATGAAGTGTACGGCGGGCTGTTCCACACGCTGAAAAATGTGGACGACAATGTCTGGGAAACATTCAAGGCTCAGTATCTGCAAGGGGAAATGCTGGTCGGGCTTCTCTTTGTCATCGAGCACACCGGGGCGCAGTGGGCGAAAGAGTACTTCTCGCGGCTCTATACCTATGTCCGGGCGAAATTCCCCCTCAAACAGTATGGCTTTCCCCTCTGGATTGATTACGCCGACAGGAAGGTGACCTTCGAGCGTCACGCCAGCCGCGCCGAAAACTTCCACCATCCGCGCCATCTCATGCGGAATCTGCTGGTCATCGAGCGGATGATCAGGCGTGATGGTAAAATTTCGGAGAGTTTCTCATGA
- a CDS encoding AGE family epimerase/isomerase, giving the protein MSTPSTLAGMTLEELRDRYRHDLYEEYLPFVDRCVIDRKYGGFLCHAAPDGIHVNTEKRAWYEGRGIWIYSYLHNKMGRDPGHLEIAAKSAEFTLRLKPEGDAFWPASFTRVGQPLTEGEIYGDLFIALGLQELSKAPGLEKYWDEAKGILMKCLRMFDSPDYPGKSFRPELPDITAPRMLGHWMIMIRIASQMLESRPDSELESLADRCVDAVINRHFNPRFRLVNEVLNHDFSRPDNEYERWSYLGHALEVHWFILDEALRRRDKQLFDTVAERFSRHLQVAWDPVFGGVFRSLDDVYEYTWMLDKILLFHCEILIGLIMLVEHTGSPWALEWYDRAYHYMKNTFDARAHGYNPWYTVPDRIDTSKMKDERVDNYHYPQHLMLNLQALERMIQRKGTS; this is encoded by the coding sequence ATGAGCACACCTTCCACCCTTGCGGGCATGACCCTGGAAGAACTCCGCGACAGATACCGCCATGATTTGTATGAAGAGTATCTGCCCTTTGTTGACCGCTGCGTGATCGATCGCAAGTACGGCGGCTTTCTCTGCCATGCTGCTCCGGACGGAATCCATGTCAACACGGAAAAACGCGCCTGGTATGAAGGCCGCGGCATCTGGATTTATTCCTACCTCCATAACAAGATGGGTCGTGACCCCGGCCATCTTGAAATTGCCGCCAAATCTGCGGAATTTACCCTCCGGCTCAAACCGGAGGGAGACGCTTTCTGGCCGGCCTCCTTTACCCGTGTGGGGCAGCCGCTCACCGAAGGTGAAATCTACGGCGACCTGTTTATCGCTCTGGGCCTGCAGGAATTGTCCAAGGCCCCCGGGCTGGAAAAGTATTGGGACGAGGCCAAAGGCATCCTCATGAAATGCCTGCGGATGTTCGACAGCCCGGATTACCCCGGAAAATCCTTCCGCCCGGAGCTGCCGGATATAACCGCACCCCGGATGCTGGGGCACTGGATGATCATGATCCGGATCGCCTCCCAGATGCTAGAATCACGGCCTGATTCCGAATTGGAATCCCTTGCCGACCGGTGCGTTGACGCCGTCATAAACCGTCACTTCAACCCCCGTTTCCGTCTGGTGAACGAAGTACTGAACCATGATTTCTCCCGTCCGGATAACGAGTACGAACGGTGGTCCTACCTCGGCCACGCCCTTGAAGTGCACTGGTTTATCCTTGACGAGGCTCTGCGCCGCAGGGACAAGCAGCTTTTCGATACAGTGGCCGAACGATTCTCCCGGCACCTGCAAGTGGCTTGGGACCCTGTATTTGGCGGCGTATTTCGTTCGCTCGATGATGTTTACGAATATACCTGGATGCTGGATAAGATACTCCTCTTTCACTGCGAGATACTTATCGGCCTCATCATGCTTGTGGAACATACCGGCTCGCCCTGGGCGCTGGAATGGTACGACCGGGCCTATCACTATATGAAAAATACTTTCGATGCCCGCGCTCACGGCTATAATCCCTGGTATACTGTCCCCGATCGCATCGATACCTCCAAAATGAAGGATGAGCGTGTAGATAACTACCACTATCCGCAGCACCTCATGCTCAACCTGCAGGCGCTCGAACGGATGATTCAAAGGAAAGGAACATCATGA
- a CDS encoding AGE family epimerase/isomerase gives MKRRSFFTRSAGTAAVAGMGMVSVKNAESAPASASVTDNGKLGGMTLKQILDQYRYDLFTDFLPFMDKYVIDHELGGFMCTVDRDGAQISSEKSAWYEGRGIWTYSYLYNKVDPNPKYLEAARKSVEFVMKIMPSGDNPWPRAFKKDGTPLSGKPDIYGDLFIANGLQEFSKSKGNEKYWDMAKEILFRRMKDFDSPDYDYVVTYAVPQGAPPPLTAPSVLGHWMVIIDLTTQMLEMKSDPQVEALASRAVDAIMNKHFNPDFALQNEVLNHDMSRNKEYAQFSYTGHAIETFWMVLHEAVRRKDKALFDLTAERLRRHIEVAWDNVYGGAFRALYDVDKNIWALDKVTWLQEEILIGTLLLCEHTGAQWAKDWFGKAYKYALEKLTLKQYGFPLWVVGGDRKVTFVRKTSRCEHFHHPRHLMKNILALDAMIKRNGRVSGLFG, from the coding sequence ATGAAAAGACGTTCGTTTTTCACCCGGTCGGCGGGGACTGCGGCTGTGGCCGGAATGGGGATGGTATCGGTAAAGAACGCCGAATCAGCCCCTGCGTCGGCTTCCGTTACCGATAACGGCAAGCTTGGCGGAATGACTCTGAAGCAGATTCTGGACCAGTACCGGTATGATCTTTTCACTGATTTTCTTCCCTTCATGGACAAGTATGTGATAGACCATGAGCTGGGCGGATTCATGTGCACTGTCGACCGTGACGGCGCCCAGATTTCCTCCGAAAAGTCGGCGTGGTATGAGGGAAGAGGAATATGGACCTATTCCTATCTCTACAACAAAGTGGATCCCAATCCCAAATATCTGGAAGCGGCCCGCAAATCCGTCGAATTTGTCATGAAGATTATGCCTTCCGGCGATAATCCCTGGCCGCGCGCATTCAAAAAGGATGGGACTCCCCTCTCCGGCAAACCCGACATTTACGGCGACCTTTTCATCGCCAACGGGCTCCAGGAATTCTCCAAGTCCAAAGGGAACGAAAAGTACTGGGACATGGCAAAAGAGATTCTCTTCCGGCGGATGAAAGATTTCGACAGCCCCGATTACGACTATGTTGTAACCTATGCAGTACCCCAGGGAGCGCCCCCTCCCCTTACAGCTCCCAGCGTGCTCGGCCACTGGATGGTGATTATCGATCTGACCACCCAGATGCTGGAAATGAAATCCGACCCTCAGGTGGAAGCCCTTGCCAGCCGTGCGGTGGATGCTATCATGAACAAGCATTTCAATCCTGATTTCGCCCTCCAGAACGAAGTTCTCAACCACGATATGAGCCGTAATAAAGAATATGCCCAGTTTTCCTACACCGGCCATGCCATCGAAACATTCTGGATGGTGCTGCATGAGGCTGTGCGGAGAAAGGATAAGGCGCTCTTCGACCTGACCGCCGAACGTCTCAGACGGCATATAGAGGTGGCATGGGACAATGTCTACGGCGGAGCATTCCGCGCTCTGTACGATGTGGACAAGAACATCTGGGCGCTGGACAAGGTGACCTGGCTTCAGGAGGAAATTCTCATCGGAACCCTGCTCTTGTGCGAGCACACCGGCGCCCAGTGGGCCAAAGACTGGTTCGGGAAAGCATACAAGTACGCTTTGGAGAAGCTGACGCTCAAACAGTACGGTTTCCCGCTCTGGGTGGTAGGAGGCGACCGCAAGGTGACTTTTGTCCGTAAGACCAGCCGCTGCGAGCATTTTCACCACCCGCGCCACCTGATGAAGAATATCCTCGCACTGGACGCGATGATAAAAAGAAACGGCAGGGTATCGGGACTTTTCGGATAA
- a CDS encoding AGE family epimerase/isomerase: protein MKRRSFLGTTIGTGVAAAGLAGCGKATTSSSNRVTGPDGKMAGKTLEELREEHRYWLFDDFLPFMDKFVIDHQLGGFMCTVDRDGTQIDSNKRTWYEGRGIWAYSYLYNKIKQDPKYLEVAKKSVEFIEKQNPLGKELMPAGYTKEGKPLQDAPDPIFYGDVFVANGFQEYSKIKGNEKYWDMAKQILLKCVDIYDNRPGYGDLPPGARRSMTARTGTGQGQGAGRGGRGGTQGTRPAGAPGAAGARTAAGAAAAAARPSRGSMQAVPADENMPGVERPRFCGHWMVLLNCAQQMLENRADAEVAAIADRSVKAVMDHHYNPDYGLINENLNHDLSRIKSDNYGQTCIGHGPETLWMILYDAVRTKDKALFDRAAGYLQRSADVFWDDVYGGMFAGLDNVEQNVWSVGQKSEWLQGEVLIGTLCVVEHTGAQWAKDWYEKLHTYVMQKFPLKQYGFPLWIAYADRKITFVQHYSRCEHFHHPRYLMQNMLALDRMIKRGGKTSGLFE, encoded by the coding sequence ATGAAGCGAAGATCATTTCTGGGAACGACAATCGGAACCGGTGTCGCGGCTGCAGGGCTGGCCGGATGCGGAAAAGCAACGACGTCTTCTTCGAACCGGGTGACCGGGCCGGATGGCAAAATGGCAGGAAAAACTCTGGAGGAACTCCGTGAGGAGCACCGGTACTGGCTCTTCGATGATTTCCTCCCGTTCATGGACAAATTTGTGATCGACCATCAGCTTGGCGGATTCATGTGCACAGTCGACCGCGACGGCACCCAGATCGACTCGAACAAGCGCACCTGGTACGAAGGACGGGGCATCTGGGCGTACTCCTACCTTTACAACAAGATCAAGCAGGACCCGAAATACCTTGAAGTGGCTAAAAAATCCGTGGAATTCATCGAAAAGCAGAATCCCCTGGGGAAAGAGCTCATGCCGGCCGGATACACGAAGGAAGGCAAGCCGCTCCAGGATGCGCCCGATCCGATTTTCTACGGCGATGTGTTTGTGGCCAACGGTTTCCAGGAGTATTCCAAAATCAAGGGGAATGAGAAATATTGGGATATGGCCAAACAGATACTCCTCAAGTGCGTGGATATTTATGACAACCGCCCCGGTTACGGCGACCTTCCTCCCGGCGCCAGACGCAGCATGACGGCGCGGACCGGAACCGGTCAGGGCCAGGGTGCAGGCAGGGGCGGCAGGGGCGGAACACAGGGAACAAGGCCCGCCGGAGCGCCCGGAGCTGCCGGAGCGCGAACTGCTGCCGGAGCTGCCGCCGCAGCAGCAAGACCTTCCCGCGGTTCCATGCAGGCAGTCCCCGCTGATGAAAACATGCCCGGGGTTGAACGCCCCAGATTCTGCGGGCACTGGATGGTTCTTCTCAACTGCGCCCAGCAGATGCTCGAGAACCGCGCGGACGCAGAAGTCGCGGCCATCGCCGACCGGAGCGTCAAAGCGGTCATGGATCATCATTACAACCCCGACTACGGGCTCATCAATGAGAACCTGAACCACGACCTCTCGCGCATCAAGAGCGATAACTACGGGCAGACCTGCATCGGCCACGGCCCGGAAACCCTCTGGATGATCCTTTACGATGCGGTCCGGACGAAGGACAAGGCGCTCTTCGACCGTGCGGCCGGATACCTTCAGCGCTCCGCAGATGTCTTCTGGGACGATGTCTACGGCGGCATGTTTGCCGGGCTGGACAATGTCGAACAGAATGTCTGGAGTGTTGGCCAGAAATCGGAATGGCTCCAGGGGGAAGTGCTTATCGGGACGCTCTGCGTGGTCGAGCACACCGGGGCGCAGTGGGCGAAAGACTGGTACGAAAAGCTCCATACCTATGTGATGCAGAAATTCCCGCTCAAGCAATACGGATTCCCGCTCTGGATAGCCTACGCAGACCGGAAGATAACGTTTGTACAGCATTACAGCCGCTGCGAGCATTTCCATCACCCGCGCTACCTCATGCAGAATATGCTGGCTCTTGACCGCATGATCAAGCGGGGCGGAAAGACATCAGGGTTATTTGAATGA
- a CDS encoding AGE family epimerase/isomerase, protein MKRRSFLGASAVAAASGIGVLPAREAHSAVKPASATYNGKLAGYTLEELRKLYRYDLFEDYIPFHDKYVVDHDLGGFMVTVDRDGAQISSDKGTWYLGRGIFTYSLLCNKVDNNPKNMEAARKAVEFTLARKPSGEAFWPATFSKDGKPIAPPETRFYGDMFIAIGLAEFSKSPGNEKYWDIAKEIILKCVRVYDRDDYPPETLGKGGPTVNAPRIQGHWMVLINTINTMLEKRYDPEMEALINRALDAEMNKHYNPAYQLNNEVLNHDLSRPDNDYNQYVVTGHSIETMWMVMYEALRRKDKKLFDTAAERFRRHVDVAWDHVYGGAYHTLTHVDNNIWVVGKAQWLQAEILIGSLCIVEHTGAEWAKDLFSKTYTYIRDKWVLKQYGFPLWIDYADRKVTFQRHASRAENFHHPRHLILNLLAIERMIKRGGKVSGVWG, encoded by the coding sequence ATGAAACGACGTTCTTTTTTGGGGGCTTCAGCCGTAGCGGCGGCATCCGGCATCGGCGTACTACCTGCGCGCGAGGCTCATTCCGCAGTAAAGCCGGCCTCGGCCACCTACAATGGCAAGCTCGCCGGATATACACTCGAGGAGCTCCGCAAGCTCTACCGGTACGACCTGTTCGAGGATTATATCCCTTTCCACGACAAGTATGTGGTCGATCATGATCTGGGCGGTTTCATGGTGACGGTTGACCGCGACGGCGCCCAGATCAGCTCTGACAAGGGCACATGGTATCTCGGCCGGGGTATCTTTACCTATTCCTTACTCTGCAACAAGGTGGATAATAATCCCAAAAATATGGAAGCCGCCCGTAAGGCGGTGGAGTTCACCCTCGCGCGGAAACCTTCCGGCGAAGCGTTCTGGCCGGCGACCTTCTCAAAAGACGGCAAGCCCATCGCGCCTCCGGAAACACGCTTCTACGGCGACATGTTCATCGCCATCGGCCTGGCTGAGTTTTCCAAATCTCCGGGCAACGAGAAATATTGGGACATCGCCAAGGAGATTATCCTCAAATGCGTGCGGGTCTATGACCGCGACGATTATCCCCCGGAAACGCTCGGCAAGGGCGGCCCTACGGTGAATGCCCCGCGCATCCAGGGACACTGGATGGTTCTCATTAACACCATCAACACGATGCTCGAAAAACGCTACGACCCGGAGATGGAGGCGCTCATCAACCGCGCTCTCGACGCCGAGATGAACAAGCATTACAATCCCGCGTACCAGCTCAACAACGAAGTGCTCAACCATGACCTCTCGCGCCCGGACAACGATTACAACCAGTACGTGGTCACCGGACATTCCATCGAAACGATGTGGATGGTCATGTACGAAGCGCTGCGCCGCAAGGACAAGAAGCTTTTCGATACCGCCGCCGAGCGCTTCCGCCGTCATGTCGATGTGGCCTGGGATCATGTCTATGGCGGGGCGTACCACACCCTCACCCATGTGGACAATAATATCTGGGTTGTCGGGAAGGCTCAGTGGCTCCAGGCGGAGATTCTCATCGGCTCGCTCTGCATCGTGGAGCATACCGGCGCGGAGTGGGCGAAGGATCTCTTCTCGAAAACCTATACCTATATCCGTGACAAGTGGGTGCTCAAGCAGTACGGGTTCCCGCTCTGGATCGATTACGCCGACCGGAAGGTGACATTCCAGCGCCACGCCAGCCGGGCGGAGAACTTCCATCACCCGCGCCATCTCATACTCAATCTGCTCGCAATCGAGCGTATGATCAAGCGGGGCGGAAAGGTGTCGGGTGTGTGGGGATAA
- a CDS encoding AGE family epimerase/isomerase, which translates to MKRRIFFGASAGATALLAGTDVDEVSAAGASPLKIAGRTLPELREEHRYWLFDDFLPFMDKYVIDHELGGFMCTADRDGRQISSDKRGWYEGRGIWVYSYLYNKLAKEQKYLDVADKSVKFIMKYKPSGDNLWPEYYKRDGTNDGRTDTRLYGDLFIALGLQEYSKATGDSQYWNLAKDTILKDVRLYDRPDYEKDGQRVSGVWMCLINTISGALENKLDGDLEKVLDRSIDAIFNYHYNPEFQLNNETLNHDLSRNAETARDAFLGHPIETFWMIMYEAVRRKDKKLFATASERFRRHVEVAWDNVYGGVFEGLDNVDENRFSLRKVLWEQGEVLVGSLCIYEHTGAPWALELYERMYTYVMEKFPLKKYGYPLWIEWGDRKVTFQPHASRVEHFHHPRHLMLNMLALDRMIKRGGRSSGMMG; encoded by the coding sequence ATGAAACGACGCATCTTTTTCGGCGCTTCGGCAGGAGCCACCGCACTGCTCGCCGGAACCGACGTTGACGAAGTTTCTGCCGCAGGCGCCTCCCCGTTGAAAATCGCCGGGAGAACGCTCCCGGAGCTCCGGGAGGAGCACCGCTACTGGCTGTTCGACGATTTCCTGCCGTTCATGGACAAGTATGTGATAGACCATGAGCTGGGCGGGTTCATGTGCACAGCGGACCGCGACGGCAGGCAGATTTCTTCCGACAAACGCGGCTGGTACGAAGGGCGCGGCATCTGGGTATATTCGTACCTCTATAACAAACTTGCGAAGGAGCAGAAATACCTCGATGTAGCGGACAAATCGGTAAAATTCATCATGAAATACAAACCCTCCGGGGACAACCTCTGGCCTGAATACTACAAACGCGACGGCACGAACGACGGCAGGACGGACACCCGTCTCTACGGCGACCTTTTTATTGCGCTCGGCCTCCAGGAATACTCGAAAGCGACCGGGGACAGCCAGTACTGGAATCTCGCCAAAGACACCATCCTCAAGGATGTACGGCTCTACGACCGCCCGGATTATGAAAAGGACGGCCAGCGGGTTTCGGGAGTCTGGATGTGTCTCATCAATACCATTTCCGGCGCGCTTGAAAACAAACTTGACGGGGATCTCGAAAAAGTATTGGACCGCTCCATCGACGCAATTTTCAACTACCACTATAATCCCGAATTCCAGCTCAATAACGAAACCCTCAACCACGATCTCTCCCGTAACGCTGAGACAGCCCGGGACGCCTTCCTCGGACATCCCATCGAGACCTTCTGGATGATCATGTACGAAGCAGTCCGCCGCAAGGACAAAAAGCTCTTCGCCACCGCCTCCGAGCGTTTCCGCCGCCATGTGGAGGTTGCATGGGATAATGTCTACGGGGGCGTGTTTGAAGGTCTCGATAATGTTGACGAGAACCGCTTTTCGCTGCGCAAGGTGCTCTGGGAGCAGGGAGAGGTCCTCGTAGGCTCGCTCTGTATCTATGAGCACACCGGAGCGCCCTGGGCGCTGGAGTTGTACGAGCGTATGTACACCTACGTCATGGAGAAATTCCCGCTCAAGAAGTACGGCTATCCCCTGTGGATTGAATGGGGCGACCGCAAGGTAACCTTCCAGCCGCATGCCAGCCGGGTGGAGCATTTCCACCACCCGCGTCACCTCATGCTGAACATGCTCGCCCTCGACCGTATGATCAAGCGCGGCGGGAGATCATCGGGGATGATGGGATAA
- a CDS encoding AGE family epimerase/isomerase — protein sequence MKRRTFFPAAAGTGVLAAGIPFSCKLAAKSTSPVRITDIEGMSLDALHKELHSELFDIFLPLMDRWVIDREYGGFMCNARCDGVHTNMNKRTWYEGRGIWVYSFLYNTIDRNPKHLEVARKSVEFILKTTPPKNTLWGAWFTREGKQIGGPDTDIYSDIFVAEGLQEFAVAANQMWCLDAAKTIVLKIMDIYDNSPDYQTVISGTMAAGGAKLPQGARILGHWMLTFRLIFQMLQKRLDPQLEEIAARCQDAFMNKHYNPEYGLFNEYRNHDFSPIQDERFRDYCVGHGHEGLWMVMEKAVQDKDKKLFDTCAERLKRMIEVFWDDVYGGEFQILTNVDKNQWEMSKTLWLHTEILIGTMMVIEHTGADWAKFWFARNQRYIRDKLDLRNYGYQGWMLFPDRKATFDPNYDRICNFHKPRQLMLNLLAIERIQKQGGKISGIFG from the coding sequence ATGAAACGACGGACATTTTTCCCGGCAGCAGCCGGAACCGGCGTTCTCGCCGCGGGTATACCATTTTCCTGCAAACTGGCGGCGAAATCCACCAGTCCGGTGAGAATCACCGACATCGAAGGCATGAGTCTCGATGCGCTGCACAAAGAGCTGCATTCCGAACTCTTCGATATCTTCCTCCCTCTCATGGACAGGTGGGTGATCGACCGCGAATACGGAGGGTTCATGTGCAACGCCCGCTGCGACGGTGTTCACACCAACATGAACAAGCGGACGTGGTACGAGGGACGCGGGATATGGGTCTACTCCTTCCTCTACAACACGATCGATCGCAACCCGAAACACCTTGAAGTGGCCCGTAAATCAGTGGAATTCATCCTGAAAACCACTCCGCCGAAAAACACCCTCTGGGGCGCATGGTTCACCCGTGAGGGGAAACAGATCGGCGGGCCGGACACCGACATCTACAGCGACATCTTTGTCGCAGAAGGCTTGCAGGAGTTTGCGGTGGCCGCGAACCAAATGTGGTGCCTCGATGCGGCAAAAACGATAGTGCTCAAGATAATGGATATTTACGACAACAGCCCCGATTACCAGACTGTCATTTCAGGCACAATGGCCGCAGGAGGTGCAAAACTTCCTCAGGGCGCGAGAATTCTGGGGCATTGGATGCTGACCTTCCGGCTCATCTTTCAGATGCTCCAGAAACGCCTCGACCCGCAGCTCGAGGAGATAGCCGCCCGGTGCCAGGACGCGTTCATGAACAAACATTACAACCCCGAATACGGACTTTTCAACGAATACCGCAATCATGATTTCTCTCCCATACAGGATGAAAGATTCCGCGACTACTGTGTCGGCCACGGCCATGAAGGGCTCTGGATGGTCATGGAAAAGGCGGTCCAGGATAAGGATAAAAAGTTGTTCGATACCTGTGCGGAGCGGCTGAAAAGGATGATCGAGGTATTTTGGGACGACGTGTATGGAGGCGAGTTCCAGATACTTACGAATGTGGATAAAAATCAGTGGGAAATGTCCAAAACGTTATGGCTCCATACGGAAATCCTCATCGGAACCATGATGGTCATCGAGCATACCGGGGCTGACTGGGCGAAATTCTGGTTCGCACGGAACCAGCGCTATATCCGCGACAAGCTCGACCTGAGAAATTACGGCTACCAGGGATGGATGCTCTTCCCGGACCGCAAAGCCACCTTCGACCCGAACTACGACCGTATCTGCAACTTCCATAAGCCAAGGCAGCTCATGCTGAACCTTCTGGCGATAGAGCGGATACAGAAACAGGGAGGGAAGATTTCAGGGATATTTGGGTAA